A single region of the Candidatus Eisenbacteria bacterium genome encodes:
- a CDS encoding aldehyde dehydrogenase family protein — translation MSAPTATPAARSQGRPHPPESAAREYLNLIGGKWLPSRSGKSFENRNPARTSDLIGTFPDSGPEDVDSAVQAASRAFAPWRLTPAPRRAELIYRVAEILRDRKEELARLMTREMGKVLAETRGDVQEAIDMAYYIAAEGRRLSGVTVPSELPNKFAMSVRQPLGVCGLITPWNFPMAIPSWKIFPALVCGNTVVLKPASDTPGSAHRLVEALVEAGVPDGVVNIVHGGGSAVGIPLVMHPDVKMISFTGSSDVGKTIAERSAKTLKRVSLELGGKNAQIVMEDADLDLAIEGALWGAFGTTGQRCTATSRLIVMKEIHDEVLRRLKERASKLKLGDGLEPGSEVGPLINRAQRDRVHSYVEIGKGEGATLVLGGAPADQGALAEGAFYQPTIFDGVKPTMRIAQEEIFGPVLSVITVSSLEEAIQVLNGTPFGLSSSIYTRDVNRAMRAVRDIEAGITYVNGPTIGAEVQLPFGGVKETGNGHREGGPTVIDAFTEWKSVYIDYSGRLQKAQIDR, via the coding sequence ATGAGCGCCCCCACGGCAACGCCGGCAGCCCGGTCCCAGGGCCGCCCCCACCCACCCGAATCGGCCGCCCGCGAGTACTTGAATTTGATCGGGGGGAAGTGGCTCCCTTCCCGGTCCGGAAAGAGCTTCGAAAACCGAAATCCCGCCCGCACGTCCGACCTCATCGGAACCTTCCCCGACTCGGGGCCCGAGGACGTGGATTCGGCCGTCCAGGCCGCCTCGCGCGCCTTCGCGCCGTGGCGTCTCACGCCCGCGCCTCGCCGCGCCGAGCTCATCTACCGCGTGGCCGAGATCCTCCGCGACCGGAAGGAGGAGCTTGCGCGCCTCATGACCCGCGAGATGGGGAAGGTGCTCGCGGAAACCCGCGGCGACGTCCAGGAAGCGATCGACATGGCCTACTACATCGCGGCCGAAGGTCGAAGGCTTTCGGGCGTGACCGTTCCCTCGGAGCTTCCGAACAAGTTCGCGATGTCCGTGCGGCAGCCGCTCGGCGTCTGCGGCCTCATCACGCCGTGGAATTTCCCCATGGCGATCCCCTCCTGGAAGATCTTTCCGGCGCTCGTCTGCGGCAACACCGTCGTCCTCAAGCCGGCGAGCGACACGCCCGGCTCGGCGCACCGGCTCGTCGAGGCGTTGGTCGAGGCGGGCGTACCCGACGGCGTCGTGAACATCGTCCACGGCGGCGGGAGCGCGGTCGGAATCCCGCTCGTGATGCATCCCGACGTGAAGATGATCTCCTTCACCGGATCCTCCGACGTCGGCAAGACCATCGCCGAGCGCTCCGCAAAGACGCTGAAGCGGGTCTCGCTCGAGCTGGGCGGGAAGAACGCGCAAATTGTCATGGAGGATGCCGATCTCGATCTCGCGATCGAAGGCGCTCTGTGGGGGGCGTTCGGCACGACGGGGCAGCGCTGCACGGCGACGAGCCGGCTCATCGTGATGAAGGAGATCCACGATGAGGTCTTGCGGAGGCTCAAGGAGCGCGCCTCGAAGCTCAAGCTGGGCGACGGCCTCGAGCCCGGGTCCGAAGTGGGACCCCTCATCAATCGCGCCCAACGCGACCGCGTGCACTCCTACGTGGAAATCGGCAAGGGCGAAGGGGCCACGCTCGTCCTGGGCGGCGCGCCGGCCGACCAAGGCGCCCTCGCGGAGGGGGCCTTCTATCAGCCCACGATCTTCGATGGGGTGAAGCCGACGATGCGGATCGCGCAGGAAGAGATATTCGGCCCCGTTCTCTCCGTGATCACCGTCTCCTCGCTGGAGGAGGCGATCCAGGTCTTGAACGGAACGCCGTTCGGGCTCAGCTCCTCGATCTACACCCGGGACGTGAACCGCGCGATGCGCGCGGTCCGGGACATCGAGGCCGGAATCACCTACGTGAACGGTCCGACGATCGGCGCGGAGGTGCAGCTTCCCTTCGGCGGCGTGAAGGAGACCGGGAACGGCCACCGGGAGGGCGGCCCGACCGTGATCGACGCCTTCACGGAATGGAAATCGGTGTACATCGACTATAGCGGGCGACTCCAAAAGGCCCAGATCGACCGCTGA